Proteins encoded together in one Piliocolobus tephrosceles isolate RC106 chromosome 15, ASM277652v3, whole genome shotgun sequence window:
- the PROKR1 gene encoding prokineticin receptor 1 → METTMGFMDDNATNTSTSFLSALNPHGAHAASFPFNFSYGDYDMPLDEDEDVTNSRTFFAAKIVIGMALVGIMLVCGIGNFIFIAALVRYKKLRNLTNLLIANLAISDFLVAIVCCPFEMDYYVVRQLSWEHGHVLCTSVNYLRTVSLYVSTNALLAIAIDRYLAIVHPLRPRMKCQTATGLIALVWTVSILIAIPSAYFTTETVLVIVRSQEKIFCGQIWPVDQQLYYKSYFLFIFGIEFVGPVVTMTLCYARISRELWFKAVPGFQTEQIRKRLRCRRKTVLVLMCILTAYVLCWAPFYGFTIVRDFFPTVFVKEKHYLTAFYIVECIAMSNSMINTLCFVTVKNNTVKYFKKIMLLHWKASYNGGKSSADLDLKTIGMPATEEVDCIRLK, encoded by the exons ATGGAGACCACCATGGGGTTCATGGATGACAATGCCACCAACACCTCCACCAGCTTCCTTTCTGCGCTCAACCCTCATGGAGCCCATGCTGCTTCCTTCCCATTCAACTTCAGCTATGGTGACTATGATATGCCTTTGGATGAAGATGAGGATGTGACCAATTCCCGGACGTTCTTTGCTGCCAAGATTGTCATTGGGATGGCCCTGGTGGGCATCATGCTGGTCTGCGGCATTGGCAACTTCATCTTTATCGCTGCCCTGGTCCGCTACAAGAAACTGCGCAATCTCACCAACCTGCTCATCGCCAACCTGGCCATTTCGGATTTCCTGGTGGCCATTGTCTGCTGCCCCTTTGAGATGGACTACTATGTAGTGCGCCAGCTCTCCTGGGAGCACGGCCACGTCCTGTGCACCTCTGTCAACTACCTGCGCACTGTCTCTCTCTATGTCTCCACCAATGCCCTGCTGGCCATTGCCATTGACAG GTATCTGGCTATTGTCCACCCACTGAGACCACGGATGAAGTGCCAAACAGCCACTGGCCTGATTGCCTTGGTGTGGACGGTGTCCATCCTGATCGCCATCCCTTCCGCCTACTTCACCACCGAGACGGTCCTCGTGATTGTCAGGAGCCAGGAAAAGATCTTCTGCGGCCAGATCTGGCCTGTTGACCAGCAGCTGTACTACAAGTCCTACTTCCTCTTTATCTTTGGCATCGAGTTCGTGGGCCCCGTGGTCACCATGACCCTGTGCTATGCCAGGATCTCCCGGGAGCTCTGGTTCAAGGCGGTCCCTGGATTCCAGACCGAGCAGATACGCAAGAGGCTGCGCTGCCGCAGGAAGACGGTCCTGGTGCTTATGTGCATCCTCACCGCCTACGTGTTGTGCTGGGCGCCCTTCTATGGCTTCACCATCGTGCGCGACTTCTTCCCCACCGTATTCGTGAAGGAGAAGCACTACCTCACTGCCTTCTACATCGTGGAGTGTATCGCCATGAGCAACAGCATGATCAACACCCTGTGCTTCGTGACAGTCAAGAATAACACCGTTAAGTACTTCAAAAAGATCATGCTGCTCCACTGGAAGGCTTCTTACAATGGCGGTAAGTCCAGTGCAGACCTGGACCTCAAGACAATCGGGATGCCTGCTACTGAAGAGGTAGACTGCATCAGACTAAAATAA